One region of Carassius carassius chromosome 41, fCarCar2.1, whole genome shotgun sequence genomic DNA includes:
- the LOC132123162 gene encoding small ribosomal subunit protein uS7 codes for MAEDWEAVPAVAETPEIKLFGKWSTDDVQINDISLQDYIAVKEKYAKYLPHSSGRYAAKRFRKAQCPIVERVTNSMMMHGRNNGKKLLTVRIVKHAFEIIHLLTGENPLQILVNAIINSGPREDSTRIGRAGTVRRQAVDVSPLRRVNQAIWLLCTGAREAAFRNIKTIAECLADELINAAKGSSNSYAIKKKDELERVAKSNR; via the exons ATGGCTGAAGATTGGGAGGCAGTACCAGCTGTAGCTGAAACACCAGAGATCAAACTCTTTGGCAAGTGGAGCACAGATGATGTGCAGATCAACGACATCTCCCTGCAG GATTATATTGCCGTGAAGGAGAAATATGCCAAATACCTCCCTCATTCCAGCGGCAGATACGCAGCCAAGCGTTTCCGTAAGGCTCAGTGTCCCATTGTGGAGCGCGTCACTAACTCCATGATGATGCACGGACGCAACAACGGCAAGAAACTGCTGACCGTCCGCATCGTCAAACACGCCTTTGAGATCATCCACCTGCTCACCGGCGAG aatcCTCTGCAGATCCTAGTGAACGCCATCATCAACAGCGGCCCTCGTGAGGACTCCACTCGTATCGGACGTGCTGGAACCGTGAGGAGACAAGCTGTTGATGTGTCACCTCTGCGCAGGGTCAACCAg GCCATCTGGCTGCTTTGCACTGGAGCAAGAGAAGCTGCTTTCAGGAACATCAAGACTATTGCAGAGTGTCTTGCTGATGAGCTCATCAACGCCGCCAAG gGTTCCTCCAACTCCTATGCCATCAAGAAGAAAGATGAGCTGGAGAGAGTGGCCAAGTCTAACCGCTAA